A region of Haliotis asinina isolate JCU_RB_2024 chromosome 7, JCU_Hal_asi_v2, whole genome shotgun sequence DNA encodes the following proteins:
- the LOC137292181 gene encoding receptor-type tyrosine-protein phosphatase T-like, translated as MGMADVIVAGCVGGVAVVVTIIIIVVILLLLRRKRQRRHVFSDTGAIYENVSPTRTVLPLGDKGETQKTDGKKHGNEHMPDEKRKRQKSMEVENVSPTVASSTEIPITTLETYVAKMKKAGTFETEYQTLPSGFTGSYEVSQKPEHKGKNKFTGLYPYDYNRVVLKAIPGDPGSTYINASHINGYNNDKSYIAAQAPKEQTLNDFWRMIWEQNCGKIVMLTNLVEKTKVKCQRYWNPTKPLQAGVFTVTVEREDKRSHWVIRELMVQKHGTRLKKTVLHFHFTAWPDHGVPKVTSLMEFVWRVRKTKSALKGPLLVHCSAGIGRTGTYISIDYCLDRGQSEQRLDVFGYVSELRSERKDMIQTHEQYKCVHLALAEAFVMGDTTLSCQKFRERRSQDGMFQIGNCSGAKLLKVLNNERKGSVDTGIAGRLWVNAKQNHYAVYVQSHLSKFGYVLSEVPSLDNTEGFWKMVEDKESDVVVFLPEASKYLNEVCPEDSTEWSSISVKSRKVILIDNQLTCRNIQLRAKSNPNVSLNVNVYSTPSSSKLTLTDIPEVIQHLDRPRNSKGDPRPMTVMFGPKEKQVAVMFCVINNILQRCFHDDEVEIFNNIRRLSYLFTHDVTKSDLAALYRSVPGLEDGNMGSLYVNVSDV; from the exons ATGG GCATGGCTGATGTTATTGTTGCTGGCTGTGTTGGAGGCGTTGCTGTTGTCgttaccatcatcatcatcgtggtcATTCTGTTGTTGCTGCGTAG GAAACGTCAACGAAGACATGTTTTCTCCGACACTGGAGCGATCTATGAGAATGTGTCTCCAACGAGGACAGTTCTACCACTTGGTGACAAAG GTGAAACACAGAAGACAGACGGGAAGAAGCATGGAAATGAACACATGCCGGATGAGAAGAGAAAGAGACAGAAGTCCATGGAGGTCGAGAATGTGTCGCCCACCGTCGCGTCCAGCACGGAGATCCCTATCACCACACTGGAAACCTACGTCGCAAAAATGAAGAAGGCTGGGACTTTTGAAACGGAGTATCAA ACGCTACCTTCCGGGTTCACGGGATCATATGAAGTGTCGCAGAAGCCGGAACACAAAGGGAAGAACAAGTTTACCGGATTATACCCCT ATGATTACAACCGAGTTGTTCTGAAGGCCATTCCAGGAGATCCTGGCTCCACCTACATCAACGCCAGTCACATCAAC GGATACAACAATGACAAAAGCTACATTGCTGCTCAGG CTCCGAAAGAACAGACCCTTAACGACTTCTGGAGAATGATATGGGAACAAAATTGTGGGAAAATTGTCATGCTCACCAACCTGGTGGAAAAAACAAAG GTGAAGTGTCAAAGGTACTGGAATCCCACGAAGCCACTCCAAGCTGGTGTGTTTACTGTCACTGTCGAGAGAGAGGACAAGAGGTCACACTGGGTCATAAGAGAATTAATGGTCCAGAAACATGgg ACCCGACTCAAGAAGACCGTTCTACACTTCCACTTCACGGCCTGGCCTGATCATGGTGTTCCGAAAGTGACGTCACTTATGGAGTTTGTTTGGAGGGTTCGGAAAACAAAGTCAGCGCTAAAAGGCCCTCTGCTTGTTCATTGCAG TGCGGGTATTGGCCGGACTGGGACATACATCTCCATCGACTACTGTTTGGACAGAGGGCAGTCAGAACAGAGACTGGACGTGTTTGGTTATGTGTCCGAGCTGCGAAGCGAGAGAAAAGACATGATCCAGACCCAC gaGCAGTATAAATGTGTCCATCTTGCCCTGGCTGAAGCCTTCGTCATGGGCGACACAACACTGTCCTGTCAGAAGTTCCGGGAGAGGAGAAGCCAGGATGGGATGTTCCAGATAGGAAACTGCTCGGGAGCGAAACTATTAAAG GTTCTGAACAATGAACGGAAAGGATCCGTGGACACAG GTATAGCTGGTCGGTTGTGGGTAAATGCCAAACAGAATCACTATGCTGTATACGTACAG TCCCACCTGAGTAAGTTCGGCTACGTGCTGAGCGAGGTGCCCTCATTGGACAACACAGAAGGATTCTGGAAGATGGTGGAAGACAAAGAGTCGGACGTCGTCGTTTTCTTGCCAGAAGCAAGCAAG TATCTGAACGAGGTGTGCCCAGAGGACTCTACAGAGTGGAGCTCCATATCAGTCAAGAGCAGAAAGGTGATTCTTATCGACAACCAGCTGACGTGTCGGAACATACAGCTCCGAGCGAAG AGCAACCCAAACGTCAGCCTGAATGTTAACGTCTACTCAACACCTTCGTCGTCGAAACTGACTTTAACCGACATTCCAGAGGTCATCCAACACCTGGATCGTCCAAGAAACTCCAAAGGAGATCCACGCCCGATGACCGTCATGTTTGG ACCAAAGGAGAAACAAGTGGCTGTGATGTTTTGCGTCATCAACAACATCCTACAACGCTGTTTCCATGACGATGAAGTTGAgattttcaacaatatcagaAGACTGTCATATTTGTTCACACACGATGTGACTAAG AGTGACCTTGCCGCCCTGTACAGGTCTGTCCCAGGTTTAGAGGATGGTAACATGGGCTCGCTGTATGTCAACGTCAGCGATGTTTGA
- the LOC137292185 gene encoding uncharacterized protein → MSAVLHSVVILVFCTTQGLSVTTVSRQKRADCPGRFGPNCSLTCGHCVDEDPCHQDTGVCLGGCQDGFTGHSCKETLDSTSPFQSGLAGGVVMVVVVLVIAAVVIGAHYLWKKRQRSRENGNLEVGSPPSKAQVSTRILSMYRKGSDNRNTYVDEVSRGAEAQKITDKKQGSAMTSTQPKTVAFADEVGTNNVEEKSAVKKSTQAKPAPDAADDMYEVLVSPDCLKEEKDEDPTQDTVYDVPPPPLPSADDIYLNMGNTDDADDAASKSDDSSYEVPVVTPVTGEKD, encoded by the exons ATGTCGGCTGTACTTCATAGTGTCGTAATCCTTGTCTTCTGTACAACACAGGGACTTTCGGTTACCACGG TTTCCAGACAGAAGCGGGCAGACTGTCCTGGTAGGTTCGGTCCGAATTGCTCCTTGACCTGCGGTCATTGTGTGGATGAAGATCCCTGCCACCAGGACACAGGCGTCTGTCTGGGAGGCTGCCAGGATGGTTTCACTGGACACAGCTGTAAGGAGACCCTGGACTCGACCAGTCCCTTCCAGTCCGGGCTGGCTGGTGGAGTTGTCATGGTGGTTGTCGTCCTGGTCATTGCTGCGGTTGTCATAGGGGCTCACTATCTGTGGAAGAAAAGACAAAG AAGCAGGGAAAACGGGAATCTTGAGGTAGGATCACCCCCGTCTAAGGCTCAGGTGTCGACGCGCATCTTGTCCATGTACAGGAAGGGAAGCGACAACAGGAACACGTACGTGGACGAGGTGTCAAGAGGAGCAGAGGCACAAAAAAT AACTGACAAGAAGCAAGGATCAGCAATGACGTCAACACAGCCCAAGACAGTTGCCTTCGCAGATGAAGTTGGAACCAACAACGTGGAGGAAAAGAGCGCTGTAAAGAAGTCAACACAGGCAAAACCTGCCCCAGACGCTGCAGACGATATGTATGAAGTTCTGGTCAGCCCCGACTGCCTCAAAGAGGAGAAAGATGAGGACCCAACGCAGGATACTGTGTACGATGTACCGCCTCCACCTCTGCCGTCTGCTGACGACATCTACCTCAACATGGGCAACACAGACGATGCGGATGACGCCGCCTCAAAAAGTGATGATTCGTCCTATGAGGTGCCTGTTGTCACTCCAGTCACTGGCGAGAAGGATTAG